The genomic window AAACGGTAGAAGAGGCTAAAAAACAAATGCTATCTACTCGTTTTAGAAATTATCCAGTTGTAAATGAAGATAATCGTTTTATGGGAATGATTTCACGATATGATTTATTAAAAATGAATCGAAAAAAAGTTATTTTAGTTGATCATAATGAGAAAAAACAAGCAGTAGATGGTATAGAAGAAGCAGAAATTATTGAAATTATAGATCACCACAGAGTAGGTGACTTGCAAACCATGTCACCAATACTTTTTAAAAACGAGCCAGTTGGATCATGTTGTACACTAATTGCAGAAATGTTTTTGAAAGAGGATATATATATAAACTCAAGTATAGCTGGACTTATGCTATCAGGCATTATATCTGATACCATGTTATTCAAATCACCAACAACTACTAATCGTGACACAGAGATAGCTAAAGTACTTGAAAAAGCCTCAGGATTAAATGCTACTGAATGGGGAAAACAAATCTTAGAAAAAACAAATAGAATTGATAAGCAATTAGATTTTGAAATAATAACTGAAGATTCCAAGGAATATAGTAGTAACAATATTTTATTTGCAATTTCACAAGTAGAGACAATTGATAGAAGTAATTTAGATGAGCGAAAAGAGTCTTTAATAAAAACAATGGAAGATACATGTTATAAAAATAATTATGCCTTTATGATTTTAATGGTTACAGATATATTCGAGGAAGGGACAGAGCTATTACTTGCTGGAGAAGAGAGTTCAATAGCAGAAGAAGCCTTTGGTCCAAAAACTAGTGAAGGCAAACTTTTTTTAAAGGGAGTTATGTCGAGAAAAAAACAAGTTGTACCAGTAATTTATGAGCTATTAAGAAAGCAAAGTATAATGTAAAAAGTAAAACATAAAAATAATACACTAATTTTATTAATCGATCTAGATAAAAATCTAGGTCGATTTCTTTTTTGCATAATTATTTAATTGCTAAAATATTATTTTATACAGGTGATATTTATTAAGTAGTTTTAGGAGTATAATATGAGATTTAAATTAATGCTTAAAGATTATGTAAAAACTCATCTAAAAGATAATAAATGGCAGTATTTATTAATTGGATCTGTCCTTTTATTAGGAATAATTATTGGAAATTTTAAAGTAGAAAGTTTAGAAGGTGGAGTAAAAGAATATTTAGTTAACTTAATAGATAATTACCTTAAAGTGGGTTTAGCAGAACATTCAGGTTTTAATATATTACCTTCCGCTTTTATGAATCAAGCAAAAACCATTTTATTAATATGGTTTCTTGGTTTAACTGTTATTGGATTTCCATTAATACTTGCTGTAGTTTTTTTAAAAGGTTTTTCATTAGGATTTACTATCAGTTTTTTAATCCAAGAGAAAGCGGCAGCAGGTATCATAATAGCATTAGTTTCAATAGCTCCACAAAATATTATTTATATACCCATATTATTGGTTTGGGCAGTCATGGCTATAAATTTTTCTATAAATATTGTTAAAGGTAAAGAGAACAATAAAGTTTCTTTTGGTGCAAGATTGATAACATATAGCATTTTGTTATTCATATTTTTAATACTAATATTTATTGGTGCTTTTATAGAATCATATCTTTCTCCTTGGCTTTTAAGTCTTTTAATTTAGGGGGTGAGAAATAATGATAATAATAATCAAAAACATGAAAAAAAAAGTTTTATGGGTTTTAAGTGTTTTATTATTAATATTTGCGTTAACACTAACAATTCCAATTGTAGCTAATAAAAATTTTGAAAGATTACCTGTATTTACTGATTGGTTTGAGGATGAACAACCAACAGGAAACCCAATGAGGGTTGAAGAAACTGAATCTGAATCAAAATTTGAACATGCAATGGAACTTTTTGTTATTAAGCTTCAAGATTTTTATTATGAATAAATTAATTATGCAGGAAATCACCTTTTTATTGTCAAAACAAAAAGAAAAGCTATTGGAGAACAAATTATGGAAAAAACAATTTTATCATCTTTTATAGACTATTTAAATTATGAAAAAGGACTTTCGGTTAACACACAACAATCATACCAAAGAGATTTAGAAAAGTTTATCAATTATTTAAAAAATAAATATGGTAAATATTTATTGTTTCAGGATGTTAACAGTAATCATGTTATGGAATTTTTAACCTATCAATTAAATGAGGGAGTAGCTCACACTACTATAGCTAGAAACCTATCTACTATTAAAACGTTTTATAAGTTTTTATTATTGGAAAATTATATTACTGAAAATCCAGTAATAGATTTAAATGCTCCCAAAATACAACGAAAACTCCCGCAAATTTTATCAATAGAAGATGTGGACAAGCTATTAAATCAACCAAATGTTATGAAACCTTTAGGATTAAGGGATAAGGCAATGCTCGAATTAATGTATGGAACAGGGGTAAGAGTCTCGGAGCTATTATCTATAAAAATAGATGATATAAACATGACTGCAGGATTTTTGCGTTGTTTAGGTAAAGGGAAAAAAGAGAGAATTGTTCCGGTTAATAGTACCTCTATAGAATGGATTAATAGGTATTTATCTAGATCAAGATCAACATTGGTAAAATCACATTTAGAAAGAACACTTTTTGTAAATGCTAATGGTAGACCTTTAAGCAGACAAGGTTTTTTTAAAATATTAAATAATTATGCTTTAAAGTCAGAAATTAATATAAACATAACTCCCCACACACTTAGACATTCATTTGCAACTCACTTACTAGAAAATGGTGCTGATTTAAGGGTGGTGCAAGAAATGCTAGGACATGCAGATATTTCAACAACACAAATATATACTCATCTTACTAAAACCAGGCTTAGAGAAGTATATCAACAATATCATCCGCGTGCATAAAGGAGGAGGAAGCAATTTGGCTACAAGAATAGTATTAATTATATTAGATAGTGTTGGCATAGGGGAAGTAGAGGATAGTCATCTGTATGGGGATGAAGGCAGTAATACATTAAAAAACACTGCCCAAGCAGTAGGTGGACTTTCATTACCTAATTTAGAGAATTTAGGTTTGGGAAATATTGAAGATGTTATGGGAGTAAATCCAAACTATAATGCAATAGGGTCATATGGAAAAATGAAACCTAAATCTAGTGGTAAGGATACGACAACAGGTCATTGGGAACTGATGGATATTGTATTAGAAAAACCTTTCCCAACCTATCCGAATGGTTTTCCTAGTGAAATTATTGATAAATTTGAAAAAAGGATAAAAAGAAAAACATTAGGAAACGTAGTAGCATCAGGTACAGTAATAATAGAAGAACTAGGTGAAGAACATATCAAAACTGGATTTCCCATAGTATATACTTCTGCAGATAGTGTTTTTCAAATAGCTGCCCATGAAGAAATAATACCCATTGAGCAACTATATTCAATGTGCCAAACAGCACGGGAAATTTTACAAGGAGAACATGGGGTAGGTAGGGTAATTGCTAGACCGTTTTTAGGAAGTCCTGGTAGTTTTTTTCGAACAGATAACAGACAAGATTATTCATTAAAACCTACTGAAAGTGTTTTAAATAAACTCAAAGAAGCAAATATAAAAGTTATTGGGGTTGGAAAAATAGAAGATATTTTTGTAGGTAGGGGTATAGATCAATCATATCCTATAAAAAATAATGCTGATGGTATAGAAAAAATAATTGATTTAGTTAAAGCAAATACCAACAATGAACTTATATTTGCTAACTTAATTGATTTCGATCAATTATACGGTCATAGAAATGATCCTAAGGGATATGCCCAAGCGTTAGAGGAGTTTGATAAAAGTTTAGAAGATATACTAAACCGATTAAAGTCTGATGACATCCTAATAATAACAGCTGATCATGGATGTGACCCCACAACCCCTAGCACTGACCATTCTAGAGAATATGTACCTTTATTAATTTATGGCGAAAAATTAAAAGCAAATATTAATATAGGTACAAGAGATACCTTTGGAGACTTAGGTGTAACAATAGCAGATATATTTAATGTTAATTATAACAGCAATAACGGTAAGAGCTTCTACTCTTTAATTAAATAGTAAGATGAATAACATCTTGCGTATATAAAGATAAGGAGCACTTGACAGAGCAAGGTAGTATTACCCGGTGAAAGCGGAGGGTCAGCGTTAATCCGCGTCTAAACTTCTCAACTAATTCATTTATATAGAGAAAGCAGGGGTGTTAAGTGGTATGAGAATGTCAGATATTATAGAGAAAAAAAGAAATGGTGGACAACTTCAAACTAGTGAGATTGATTTTTTTATAAAAGGATATACAAATGATAAAATTCCCGATTATCAAGTTTCAGCATTATTAATGGTTATTTACTATCAGGGAATGAACAAACAGGAAGTAGCGGATTTAACTAATGCCATGGTTGAATCAGGAGATACGATTGACTTAACACCTATAAAAGGTAAAAAAGTGGATAAGCATAGTACTGGAGGAGTTGGAGATAAAACAAGTTTCATAGTTGCTCCATTAGTTGCTTATATGGGAATTCCAGTAGCTAAAATGTCGGGTAGAGGATTAGGTCATACTGGAGGTACAATTGATAAATTAGAATCTATTGAAGGATTTAATGCAGAACTAAACAGAGAACAGTTTTTACATAATGTAAATAAATATAAAATTGCTATTATAAGTCAATCAGGAAACTTAACACCGGCTGATAAAAAACTATATGCATTAAGAGATGTGACTGCAACTGTTGACAGTATTCCATTAATTGCTAGCTCAATAATGAGTAAAAAAATAGCCTCTGGAGCAGATGCTATAGTATTAGATGTAAAAACCGGTTCAGGTGCATTTATGAAATCAATTGAAGAAGCGAAAGAATTAGCTAAAACTATGGTAGATATAGGAAAATCACTTAATAAAAAAACGGTAGCTATTATAAGTGATATGAATCAGCCACTAGGATATGAAATTGGGAATGCTAATGAGGTGAAGGAGGCTATTGAAGTTCTTAAAGGAAAAAAAGTTGATGATTTAAGAAAAGTATCTTTAGCTATAGCATCACATATGACTATACTTGGTGGTATTTTTAAAGATTATAGCACTGCCTATAAGGAGTTAGAAAAGGTATTAGATTCTGGCTTGGCATTAGAAACCTTTAAGAGCTTTATACAGGCTCAAGGAGGCAATCCTGATATAGTTGACAACCCATCAAAATTACCACAATCTAAATATAAATATGAAATTAAATCACCTAAAAAAGGTTTTATAAGTGAAATAGAGGCTCAAACAATTGGGAGATCAGCAATGTTGCTTGGAGCAGGAAGAAAAACTAAAGATGAACCGATTGACCATTCAGCAGGAATAACTCTTACTAAGAAGATTGGAGATAAAGTTGATGCTGGTGAAATAATCGCACTTTTACAAAGCAATATTCAAGATGTACATGATAGTATAGAAATCTTATCAAAAGCAATAAATATTAGTGATAAGCCTGTTAAGGAAATATCAATGGTTTATGATATTATAGATTAATTTATAAGGAGTTTAAACGTATAGAATTAGTACTTACTAACTAAAATATACTTTGGAGTTAAATTGTATAATTTAAGACTATAATACATTTAAAGGGATAGGAAAAAGCATTAATAGTTTAAGGCAAAGGTGGCTTTGTAAAACGTAAAAACACCGGATAAAATCGGTGTTTTTTTAAAGGTAAATTTTTAATAGATTATAAATAGATTTCCAAACTTTTAGCATATAAACGACATTTTACAAATATAAATTTATTAAGAAAAGTATGAATAACAGGAGGTAAAAAATGAATAAAAGAAGGAACTTAGCTCTAATGGTGCTTTTAATATTTTTGTTTTCAATTTTGGCACCATCTGCATTAGTAGCTAATGATAACCTTAATGTAGAGGCAGAGTCTTATATACTTATGGACGCCGATTCTGGAAAAGTACTTCTTGCAAAGAATGAACATCAAAAGTTAGCACCAGCAAGTATGACTAAGTTAATGACTTTAGTCTTAGCTTTAGAAGCAGTTGTTGAGGGAAAGGTTACCTTGCAAGAAAAAGTAGTTACAAGTGAAAATGCTTGGAGAATGGGTGGTTCACAAATATATCTTGAGCCAGGGGAAGAAATGACTTTTGAAGATATGGTAATAGCTATATCTGCGGGATCTGCTAATGATGCATGTGTTGCAGTTGCTGAACATTTAGAAGGTACACACCAAGACTTTGTGGATAAAATGAATGAACGTGCTAAAGATTTAGGAATGAAAAATACTCATTTTGTAAATTCCTATGGACTTCCTGGCGATAACCATCTTACTACATCTTATGATATGGCTATTTTAGCTAGGTATGCTATAACAGTTCCTCGAATGTTATCATACACTTCAATAAAGGAGTATAACTTAAGACAGGGTGATTTTAAGTTATTTAATACCAACAAGCTTTTATGGTGGTATGATGGAGCAGATGGTTTTAAGACTGGTTGGACTAATGAGGCTAAATATTGTTTAGTATCAACGGCTAAACGAGATGGATTAAGGTTAATTGCAGTGGTTATGGCATCACCGGAGCCACGTGGTAACTTTAGAGACTCAATGCAATTATTTAACTATGGTTTTGCTAAATATTCATATAAAACATTTTTTTCAAAGGGTAGTATATGTGGTGTAGTTAACGTGGGTAAAGGATTAGAAGATAGAATTGAAGTAATTGCAGATCAAGATGTTGGATCTATATATCAAAAAGGTGAGGACGAAAAAATAACATATCAAAAGGATTTAATTGATTATATTGATGCACCTGTTCGAGAGGGGCAAAAATTAGGAGAAATTTCGATTTTTAAAGATGGAAAACTACAAAAGAAAGTAGACCTCAATGCATATAAGAGTGTCGAAAGATCAGGTGTTATTAAGCAAATAATTAAAATGCTTGGCGAAACTTTTCTTTTATAAATGGAATTTTGTGGAAGGAATTACCCCCTTTTTAGTAGAACCTTTAAATTCAAGGTTTTACAAGGAGGGGGCTTTTTCATGGATGCAGTAGAATATAAACTTGTCAGAAATACTTTAGTTGTTAAAGTAAAAGGCGATTTAGATATGCTGATTGCAGAAAAATTGAGACAAGAAATAGATGAAAGGTTACAAGATGATAGGATAAAAAATTTGATTTTAAACTTAGAAAGTGTTCAATTTATTGATAGTTCAGGCCTAGGTGTAATTATAGGACGTTATAAGCAGGTTAAATCGAAAAATGGACGTATGTATATAATAGGAGCAAAAAAACCAGTTGAAAAAATTTTATTCTTTAGTGGTATTAATAAATTAGTGCCAATCTATAACAATGAACAAGATATAATGGATATATAAAAGGAGGTGAATCCCAGCTAAAAGCTGGAGTTATATGAACGTAAAAAATTATGTTAATTTTGAAATATTAAGTCTACCAGAAAATGTATCTTTTGCTAGGTCTAGTGTAGGGGCATTTGTTTCTCAAATTGATTGCACATTAGAAGATGTAGATGAAATAAAATTAGTAGTTTCAGAAGCTGTCTCGAATAGCATTATTCATGGATATAATAATCAAAAAAATGGAAAAATATTCATTTCTGTAATTATTTATGATAATAGAACAGTTGAAATAATTATCGAAGATAATGGAATAGGAATTGAAGATATTGAAAAAGCATTAGAGCCAGCATATTCTAGTGACCCTCAGCGCATGGGATTAGGCTTTACATTTATGCAATCATTTATGGATGATTTTGAAGTTCTTAGTAAGCCAAATGAAGGGACAAGTATTAGATTAAAGCGAAATTTCCTGGCTAAGGGTAAGGAAGCATATGCTTAAAGGGAGTGGTTAAATGTCTTCTATTTCTCCTTACCAGGATAACGAAGCATTATTACTCAAAGCAAAAAATGGGGATCTAGATGCTCGTTCTAAAATATATGAAGCTAATTTAGGTTTAGTTTATATGGTTTTAGAGCGTTTTAAAAATACTAACTATGAATATGAAGATTTATTTCAAGTAGGATCTATAGGTCTGCTAAAAGCAATTGACAAATTTGATTTTAGTTATAATGTGAAGTTTTCAACTTATGCGGTTCCAATGATTATCGGAGAAATAAAAAAGTTTTTAAGAGATGATGGGATTGTTAAGGTTCAAAGAGGTGTTAAGGAAGTTTATACAAAGGTTAGATGGGCACAGGAAAAACTTCGAGGCGAACTTGGCAGGGAGCCAAGTGTTAACGAAATTGCTGAATTTTTAAAAATTGATAAAGAAGAAATAATACTAGCCTTAGAAGCATGTCAAGCACCAGCTTATATGCATGATGTAATACCTGGAGATGAAAAAGAGCAACTATCATTAATAGATAAACTTACTAATGATGAAACAAATGTTGTAATGTTAGAAAAGATGGCATTACGTGAGGCTTTAAATAAATTAGACTCGCGTGAACAAGAAGTTATTCTTAGGCGATATTTTAAAGATGAAACTCAATCTGTAATTGCAAAAGACCTTGGTGTTTCACAGGTTCAAATCTCTCGTATTGAAAAAGCAGCATTGCATAAACTTAAAGATATTCTTGAATAAATATTCTAGAAAACTATCACAATAGTATTAGATAATTTGAAAGGGGGATTAAATTTGCAAATCAGAATTGAAGAATTTGTAGGTGAATCCAATAAAAGTTGGGATGATGCAGTTAAGCAGGCAGTAAAAGAAGCATCAAATACTATTAGCAACATTAGCGGTGTAGAAGTTTATAACTGGACAGCTGATTGTCAAGATAACAACATAATAGAATACAAAGCTAATGTTAAAATTGCTTACACAAAGTAATTAATGATTAAAAACACCCTAGGCTATTTAATTTAGCCTAGGGTGTTTTGTTTGTGTGCATAAACTTGTTTATTAATGCCAATAATATGCTATTGAGGAGGAAAAAAATGAATGATATTAATACTAGATTAAAAAAAATAGAAGTTCAGGAATATGAAGATTTAATAGAAAAAGTTAAACCTAAACCCCCAATTTTAAAGAACTTTGTTCAAGCTTTTATAATAGGTGGTTTAATTTGTATAATAGCACAGTTAATTTTAAATTTTTATCTTGGAAGTTTAACAAGACTAGAAGCTATATCAGCAATGTTTATTACAATGATTTTTTTAGGAGCCTTACTTACTAGCATTGGTAAATATAAGATGATTAGCAAAATTGGAGAAGCTGGAGCAATTATACCTATTACAGGTTTTGCAAATTTAACTGTAGCTTCAGCAATGGATTTTAAAAAAGATGGGTATATCTTAGGATTGGCTAGTAAAATGTTTGACTTAGTTGGACCTATATTTGTATATGGATTTGTCATTTCTGTATTAATAGGCTTAATTAACTTTGTTTTCATAAGTTAAATAATTCACTTAAACTATAAAAAAATTTTTTGATGAAGTAATACATGTAGTGAATTGCAATTAGCTTTAGGAAAGGTTAGGAGCGTAAAGATGGCTACAAACAAAAAAAGAGGATTGCAAACTGTTAGTTTTATAAATCCACCAGTAATATCATCATGGGCTTCAATTGTTGGTCCTAAAGAGGGAGAGGGTCCATGGGTAAACGATTTTGATTGGGTTTTAGAAAATATTAATTTTGGGGAAAATACTTTTGAAAAAGCAGAAAGCAAAATGATTAGGGAAGTAGTAAAATTAGCTCTTTCTAAAATA from Candidatus Syntrophocurvum alkaliphilum includes these protein-coding regions:
- a CDS encoding putative manganese-dependent inorganic diphosphatase, encoding MSYKVYKQSIDEGFYFAAAAGKPNEETKYILEYLGIDAPTLITNVGTTVDDLVDTNELIYVTTDMTLIELGNLMKRHNLKTVPVLDEHKRFLGLITIGDVAMIYMDSVGSGKSIEKAPEILKNTLNQKVANIMKTRDLILFEKHETVEEAKKQMLSTRFRNYPVVNEDNRFMGMISRYDLLKMNRKKVILVDHNEKKQAVDGIEEAEIIEIIDHHRVGDLQTMSPILFKNEPVGSCCTLIAEMFLKEDIYINSSIAGLMLSGIISDTMLFKSPTTTNRDTEIAKVLEKASGLNATEWGKQILEKTNRIDKQLDFEIITEDSKEYSSNNILFAISQVETIDRSNLDERKESLIKTMEDTCYKNNYAFMILMVTDIFEEGTELLLAGEESSIAEEAFGPKTSEGKLFLKGVMSRKKQVVPVIYELLRKQSIM
- the spoIIM gene encoding stage II sporulation protein M gives rise to the protein MRFKLMLKDYVKTHLKDNKWQYLLIGSVLLLGIIIGNFKVESLEGGVKEYLVNLIDNYLKVGLAEHSGFNILPSAFMNQAKTILLIWFLGLTVIGFPLILAVVFLKGFSLGFTISFLIQEKAAAGIIIALVSIAPQNIIYIPILLVWAVMAINFSINIVKGKENNKVSFGARLITYSILLFIFLILIFIGAFIESYLSPWLLSLLI
- the xerD gene encoding site-specific tyrosine recombinase XerD; translation: MEKTILSSFIDYLNYEKGLSVNTQQSYQRDLEKFINYLKNKYGKYLLFQDVNSNHVMEFLTYQLNEGVAHTTIARNLSTIKTFYKFLLLENYITENPVIDLNAPKIQRKLPQILSIEDVDKLLNQPNVMKPLGLRDKAMLELMYGTGVRVSELLSIKIDDINMTAGFLRCLGKGKKERIVPVNSTSIEWINRYLSRSRSTLVKSHLERTLFVNANGRPLSRQGFFKILNNYALKSEININITPHTLRHSFATHLLENGADLRVVQEMLGHADISTTQIYTHLTKTRLREVYQQYHPRA
- a CDS encoding phosphopentomutase; this translates as MATRIVLIILDSVGIGEVEDSHLYGDEGSNTLKNTAQAVGGLSLPNLENLGLGNIEDVMGVNPNYNAIGSYGKMKPKSSGKDTTTGHWELMDIVLEKPFPTYPNGFPSEIIDKFEKRIKRKTLGNVVASGTVIIEELGEEHIKTGFPIVYTSADSVFQIAAHEEIIPIEQLYSMCQTAREILQGEHGVGRVIARPFLGSPGSFFRTDNRQDYSLKPTESVLNKLKEANIKVIGVGKIEDIFVGRGIDQSYPIKNNADGIEKIIDLVKANTNNELIFANLIDFDQLYGHRNDPKGYAQALEEFDKSLEDILNRLKSDDILIITADHGCDPTTPSTDHSREYVPLLIYGEKLKANINIGTRDTFGDLGVTIADIFNVNYNSNNGKSFYSLIK
- a CDS encoding pyrimidine-nucleoside phosphorylase, which codes for MRMSDIIEKKRNGGQLQTSEIDFFIKGYTNDKIPDYQVSALLMVIYYQGMNKQEVADLTNAMVESGDTIDLTPIKGKKVDKHSTGGVGDKTSFIVAPLVAYMGIPVAKMSGRGLGHTGGTIDKLESIEGFNAELNREQFLHNVNKYKIAIISQSGNLTPADKKLYALRDVTATVDSIPLIASSIMSKKIASGADAIVLDVKTGSGAFMKSIEEAKELAKTMVDIGKSLNKKTVAIISDMNQPLGYEIGNANEVKEAIEVLKGKKVDDLRKVSLAIASHMTILGGIFKDYSTAYKELEKVLDSGLALETFKSFIQAQGGNPDIVDNPSKLPQSKYKYEIKSPKKGFISEIEAQTIGRSAMLLGAGRKTKDEPIDHSAGITLTKKIGDKVDAGEIIALLQSNIQDVHDSIEILSKAINISDKPVKEISMVYDIID
- a CDS encoding D-alanyl-D-alanine carboxypeptidase family protein, with protein sequence MNKRRNLALMVLLIFLFSILAPSALVANDNLNVEAESYILMDADSGKVLLAKNEHQKLAPASMTKLMTLVLALEAVVEGKVTLQEKVVTSENAWRMGGSQIYLEPGEEMTFEDMVIAISAGSANDACVAVAEHLEGTHQDFVDKMNERAKDLGMKNTHFVNSYGLPGDNHLTTSYDMAILARYAITVPRMLSYTSIKEYNLRQGDFKLFNTNKLLWWYDGADGFKTGWTNEAKYCLVSTAKRDGLRLIAVVMASPEPRGNFRDSMQLFNYGFAKYSYKTFFSKGSICGVVNVGKGLEDRIEVIADQDVGSIYQKGEDEKITYQKDLIDYIDAPVREGQKLGEISIFKDGKLQKKVDLNAYKSVERSGVIKQIIKMLGETFLL
- the spoIIAA gene encoding anti-sigma F factor antagonist, translating into MDAVEYKLVRNTLVVKVKGDLDMLIAEKLRQEIDERLQDDRIKNLILNLESVQFIDSSGLGVIIGRYKQVKSKNGRMYIIGAKKPVEKILFFSGINKLVPIYNNEQDIMDI
- the spoIIAB gene encoding anti-sigma F factor, coding for MNVKNYVNFEILSLPENVSFARSSVGAFVSQIDCTLEDVDEIKLVVSEAVSNSIIHGYNNQKNGKIFISVIIYDNRTVEIIIEDNGIGIEDIEKALEPAYSSDPQRMGLGFTFMQSFMDDFEVLSKPNEGTSIRLKRNFLAKGKEAYA
- a CDS encoding SigB/SigF/SigG family RNA polymerase sigma factor, which gives rise to MSSISPYQDNEALLLKAKNGDLDARSKIYEANLGLVYMVLERFKNTNYEYEDLFQVGSIGLLKAIDKFDFSYNVKFSTYAVPMIIGEIKKFLRDDGIVKVQRGVKEVYTKVRWAQEKLRGELGREPSVNEIAEFLKIDKEEIILALEACQAPAYMHDVIPGDEKEQLSLIDKLTNDETNVVMLEKMALREALNKLDSREQEVILRRYFKDETQSVIAKDLGVSQVQISRIEKAALHKLKDILE
- a CDS encoding dodecin family protein — encoded protein: MQIRIEEFVGESNKSWDDAVKQAVKEASNTISNISGVEVYNWTADCQDNNIIEYKANVKIAYTK
- a CDS encoding SpoVA/SpoVAEb family sporulation membrane protein, with the translated sequence MNDINTRLKKIEVQEYEDLIEKVKPKPPILKNFVQAFIIGGLICIIAQLILNFYLGSLTRLEAISAMFITMIFLGALLTSIGKYKMISKIGEAGAIIPITGFANLTVASAMDFKKDGYILGLASKMFDLVGPIFVYGFVISVLIGLINFVFIS